From the Pseudomonas sp. VD-NE ins genome, the window CCCGCGAGCGCGGCAGATACGGGCGATAGCGGCGAGGTCCGACAGGCTCAGCAGCGGGTTGGTCGGTGACTCGACAATGACCAGGCGTGTGTCGTCCTGCAGCGCCGCTTCGAACGCCGCCAGGTCAGTCAGATCGACGTAGCTGAAACGGTGTCCGGCACTGCGCTGACGAACCTTGTCGAACAGGCGGAACGTGCCGCCGTACAAGTCATTGCCGGAGATCACGTGCGAACCGGCATCGATCAGTTCGAGCACCGTGGAAATCGTCGCCAGCCCGGAGGCGAACGCGAACGCCTGGGTGCCGCCTTCAAGGTCCGCCACGCAACGCTCCAGGGCAAAACGCGTCGGGTTGTGCGAGCGGCCGTAATCGAAACCCTTGTGCACGCCGGGGCTGTCTTGCAGATAGGTGGAGTTGGCGTAGATCGGCGGCATCAGCGCGCCGGTGGTCGGGTCCGGCGTCTGCCCGGCGTGGATCACCCGGGTCGCGAAGCCTTGGGATTTGTCGTCGTGCTGACTCATGCGAGGGATCTCCGTAATTGGTTGAGCATGTCGGTGCGGGTGATCAGGCCATGGAAGCCTGATGCATCGGCGATGATGGCGACGAGGCCACGGCTGAGCACCGCTTCCAGCTCGGAAAGACTGGCAGCGGGGGCAAGGGTTTGCAGCTTGTCGGTCATCACGCTGGACACCGATTGGCTGAAGCGCGCGGCGTCTTCGTGCACCGGAAGCAGGATGTCTGATTCGTCGATCACACCGACCAGTTGCTTGCCTTCCACCAGCACCGGCAATTGCGAGACATCGGCCAGGCGCATGCGCTGGAACGCGGTCAGCAGGGTGTCGTCGGGGCCGACACTGATCACGCGGCCGTCCTCGAAGCGGCGGGCGATCAGGTCACGCAGGTCGCCATAACCCTTGCGCTGCAACAGGCCTTGATCGGTCATCCACTGGTCGTTGTAGACCTTCGACAGATAGCGCGTGCCGGTGTCGCAGACGAAGCTCACCACACGTTTCGGCTCGGTCTGTTCACGGCAATAACGCAGCGCCGCCGCGAGCAGGGTGCCGGTCGACGAGCCGCCGAGAATGCCTTCAGCCTTGAGCAACTGACGGGCGTGATCGAAGCTTTCTTCATCGCTGATCGAGTAGGCGTGACGCACGCTGGAGAGATCGGTGATCGACGGAATGAAATCCTCGCCGATGCCTTCCACGGCCCAAGAGCCAGGCTTCGGCAGGGAGCCGTCGCGGCTGTATTGCGCCATCACCGAGCCGACTGGATCGGCGAGGACCATTTCCAGATCCGGTTGTACGCGTTTGAAGAAACGACTCAGGCCAGTCAGCGTACCGGCCGAACCGACACCGACAACGATGGCGTCCAGATCATGTTCAGTCTGCGCCCAGATCTCCGGCGCGGTGCTGCATTCATGAGCCAGCGGGTTGGCCGGGTTGTTGAACTGGTCGGCGAAAAATGCGCCGGGAATATCTTTGGCCAAACGTGCGGCGACATCCTGGTAATACTCGGGATGGCCCTTGCCGACGTCGGAGCGGGTGATGTGCACCTCGGCACCCATGGCCTTCAAGTGCAGGACTTTCTCGGTGGACATTTTGTCCGGTACCACCAGCACCACGCGATAACCCTTGGCGCGGCCAACCAGTGCCAGGCCCAGGCCGGTGTTGCCGGCGGTGGCTTCGACGATAGTGCCGCCGGGTTGCAGGCGACCATCACGCTCGGCGGCGTCGATCATCGCCAGGCCGATGCGGTCCTTGATCGAACCACCGGGGTTCTGTGATTCGAGTTTGAGAAACAGCGTGCAAGGCCCGGTGTCGAAGCGGGTGACTTGAACCAGTGGAGTATTGCCGATCAGCCCAAGTACGGCAGGGCGTGATTCCTTTGACATTTCTTCACCTCTTAATGGTGTTGATCGCGTTCCAATCGCGGGGAAAAGACTCGCGTGCAACATAGGCTCAGACATCGGCTGTCGCAACCTTTAGTCGGTCGTCAATACAGCCATTTCGATCTAACGATAGATCGAAATCAAAGACCTGCCGGGGCGGCTTCGAGTGCGTTTACACGGAGGCGTCATTGAGTTTTCAAAGGGCGTCTTCACTGGCACCAATCGCTTGATCTGTGAAGAAATTTCCTGCTGCGAATATAGCTATATGTTTTTGGTCGCGCGCAAGTCAGAGGCGTTTTCAGCGATGATTCGATCATGAGAGAAACTCGTGTTGATCAAGATTAAATTGAGTTTGTCTCACTAGCGACCGATGCCGACAATGGCCGCCATCAACAGGACATTGGAGTTGTTTGTTATGGCACTGGCCCATTCCCTTGGATTTCCGCGTATCGGTCGCGACCGCGAACTGAAAAAAGCGCAAGAGGCGTTCTGGAAAGGAGAACTGAACGAGGCCGGCCTGCGTGACGTCGGCCGTGAGCTGCGCAAGGTCCACTGGGACTTGCAGAAAAACGCTGGCATTGCGCTGCTGCCGGTCGGCGATTTCGCCTGGTACGACCAGGTCCTGACGCACTCGCTGATGTTCGGCGTCATCCCCGAGCGCTTCCGTCCGCATGACGGCAAAGCCAATCTGCAGACCCTGTTTGGCATGGCTCGTGGCGTTAGCGACAGCTGCTGCGGCGGTGCGCACGCCCAGGAAATGACCAAGTGGTTCGACACCAACTATCACTATCTCGTCCCGGAATTCAGTGCTGATCAGCAGTTCCAGTTGGGTTGGGAGCAGTTGTTCGAAGAAGTCGAAGAAGCCCGTGCGCTGGGCCACAACGTCAAACCGGTGATCATCGGCCCGCTGACGTATCTGTGGCTGGGCAAGGCCAAGGGCGCCGAATTCGACAAGCTGGATTTGCTCGATCGTTTGCTGCCGCTGTACGGGCAGATCTTCGCGCGTCTCGCTGCCCAAGGCGTCGAGTGGGTGCAGATTGACGAGCCGATTCTGGTGCTCGACCTGCCGCAGGAATGGAAGAATGCTTTCGAGCGTGCCTACAACCAGATCCAGCGTGATCCGCTGAAGAAACTCCTAGCGACTTACTTTGGTGGTCTGGAAGAAAACCTCGGTCTGGCGGCCAACCTGCCGGTCGACGGTTTACACATTGATCTGGTGCGTGCGCCGGAGCAGTACCCGACCATTCTCGATCGTCTGCCGGCCTACAAAGTGTTGTCCCTGGGCGTGGTCAATGGCCGTAACGTCTGGCGCTGCGATCTGGAAAACGCCTTGGCGACATTGCGCCATGCCCATGAGCGTCTGGGTGAGCGTCTGTGGGTCGCGCCGTCCTGCTCGTTGTTGCACAGCCCGGTGGATCTGGGCCGTGAAGACAAACTCGATGCCGAGCTGAAAAGCTGGCTGGCCTTTGCTGTGCAGAAGTGCGAAGAAGTGGCTGTTCTGACGCATGCCGTCAATGAGCCGGAAGCGCCGAAAGTGCTGCGAGCATTGACCGAAAGCCGTTCGGTGCAGGCGGCTCGCGCTGCTTCGCCGCGCATTCACAAACCTGCGGTTCAGGCGCGGGTCGCGGCGATTACGGCCAAGGACAGCCAGCGTCAATCGCTGTTCGCCCAGCGCATCGCCAAGCAGCGCGCCGGCCTTGATCTGCCGTTGTTCCCGACTACGACGATCGGCTCGTTCCCGCAAACCGCGTCGATCCGTCTCGCTCGTCAGTCGTTCAAGCAAGGCAAGCTGACCGAAGCCGAATACACCGAAGCCATGCACAGCGAGATCCGTCACGCAGTGGAAATCCAGGAACGTCTGGGCCTCGATGTGCTGGTGCACGGTGAGGCCGAGCGTAACGACATGGTCGAGTACTTCGCCGAGCAACTCGACGGCTACGTGTTCACCCGTTTCGGCTGGGTACAAAGTTACGGTTCGCGCTGCGTGAAACCGGCGGTGATCTTCGGCGACCTCAGCCGCCCGAAAGCCATGACCGTGGAGTGGATCCGCTACGCCCAGGGCCTGACCGACAAAGTCATGAAAGGCATGTTGACCGGTCCTGTGACCATGCTGATGTGGTCGTTCCCCCGCGAAGACGTGAGCCGCGAAGTGCAGGCCCGCCAGTTGGCACTGGCCATTCGCGATGAAGTGGTCGATCTGGAAGCCGCCGGCATCAAGATCGTGCAGATCGACGAAGCGGCGTTCCGTGAAGGCCTGCCGTTACGTCAGGCGCAGTGGCAGCATTATCTGGACTGGGCAACTGAAGTGTTCCGCCTGTGCGCCTCCGGTGTGCGCGACGAAACGCAGATCCACACGCACATGTGCTACAGCGAGTTCAACGATGTGATCGAGTCGATTGCGGCGATGGATGCTGACGTGATCACCATCGAAACCTCGCGTTCCGATATGGAGCTGCTGAACGCATTCGAAGCCTTCGCCTACCCGAACGAAATCGGCCCGGGCGTCTATGACATTCACTCGCCACGCATCCCGGATGCTGCGGAAATGGCTAATCTGCTGCGCAAGGCTGCCAAGCGGATTCCGGCCGAGCGGCTGTGGGTCA encodes:
- a CDS encoding cystathionine beta-synthase; this encodes MSKESRPAVLGLIGNTPLVQVTRFDTGPCTLFLKLESQNPGGSIKDRIGLAMIDAAERDGRLQPGGTIVEATAGNTGLGLALVGRAKGYRVVLVVPDKMSTEKVLHLKAMGAEVHITRSDVGKGHPEYYQDVAARLAKDIPGAFFADQFNNPANPLAHECSTAPEIWAQTEHDLDAIVVGVGSAGTLTGLSRFFKRVQPDLEMVLADPVGSVMAQYSRDGSLPKPGSWAVEGIGEDFIPSITDLSSVRHAYSISDEESFDHARQLLKAEGILGGSSTGTLLAAALRYCREQTEPKRVVSFVCDTGTRYLSKVYNDQWMTDQGLLQRKGYGDLRDLIARRFEDGRVISVGPDDTLLTAFQRMRLADVSQLPVLVEGKQLVGVIDESDILLPVHEDAARFSQSVSSVMTDKLQTLAPAASLSELEAVLSRGLVAIIADASGFHGLITRTDMLNQLRRSLA
- the metE gene encoding 5-methyltetrahydropteroyltriglutamate--homocysteine S-methyltransferase, with the protein product MALAHSLGFPRIGRDRELKKAQEAFWKGELNEAGLRDVGRELRKVHWDLQKNAGIALLPVGDFAWYDQVLTHSLMFGVIPERFRPHDGKANLQTLFGMARGVSDSCCGGAHAQEMTKWFDTNYHYLVPEFSADQQFQLGWEQLFEEVEEARALGHNVKPVIIGPLTYLWLGKAKGAEFDKLDLLDRLLPLYGQIFARLAAQGVEWVQIDEPILVLDLPQEWKNAFERAYNQIQRDPLKKLLATYFGGLEENLGLAANLPVDGLHIDLVRAPEQYPTILDRLPAYKVLSLGVVNGRNVWRCDLENALATLRHAHERLGERLWVAPSCSLLHSPVDLGREDKLDAELKSWLAFAVQKCEEVAVLTHAVNEPEAPKVLRALTESRSVQAARAASPRIHKPAVQARVAAITAKDSQRQSLFAQRIAKQRAGLDLPLFPTTTIGSFPQTASIRLARQSFKQGKLTEAEYTEAMHSEIRHAVEIQERLGLDVLVHGEAERNDMVEYFAEQLDGYVFTRFGWVQSYGSRCVKPAVIFGDLSRPKAMTVEWIRYAQGLTDKVMKGMLTGPVTMLMWSFPREDVSREVQARQLALAIRDEVVDLEAAGIKIVQIDEAAFREGLPLRQAQWQHYLDWATEVFRLCASGVRDETQIHTHMCYSEFNDVIESIAAMDADVITIETSRSDMELLNAFEAFAYPNEIGPGVYDIHSPRIPDAAEMANLLRKAAKRIPAERLWVNPDCGLKTRGWPETEAALVHMVTAARQLRKELA